Proteins co-encoded in one uncultured Bacteroides sp. genomic window:
- a CDS encoding alpha-L-rhamnosidase C-terminal domain-containing protein, with the protein MKKHFLLILLLFLMNSSIISASDFSSRAYWISTGLTQSTPNTWLCFRKTFNLKEVPKQLMASIAADTKYWLWINGQQVVFEGGLKRGPAPGDSYYDKIDIAPYLNKDENTIAILVWHFGKNGFTHQNSGTCGLLFSAQSPEISIVSDRNWQSKVYDAYTNTDSPFPNFRLPESNIRFDARKKTDGWNMPGFRENFGASEIVGSPDKAPFGKLVLRPIPMWKNSGLIDYKEIRRSEKSDTIHCKLPYNCQVTPYLKVDAPEGMTIHMLTDNYNGGGEKNVRAEYITCKGVQEYESYGWMNGHEILYVIPAGVKVMELKYRETGYGADIEGSFTCNDPFYNELWKRSARTLYVTMRDNYMDCPDRERSQWWGDEVNELGEAFYAMGLSGQQLAVKGIYELVNWQRADGVMYSPMPAGNRQQELPLQTLASIGWYGFQTQAFYSGDNSFVPAVYDAMKTYLHKVWNVDNNGFPIPRSGEWSWGDWGDNIDMNVLTTCWYYLALKDEKAFALQLGKSEDTQMIENMMKQIEKGFDQRYWTGNAFRSTDYKGETDDRAQAMAVVSGLASKDKYEALRNVLHKEFHASPYMEKYVLESLFQMNDAEFALKRMKQRYEKMLSYKQYTTLFEGWGIGAEGFGGGTTNHAWSGGPLTLLSQKVCGVEPLEPGFKKFRIAPQMGTLTQCSTVIPTKYGKINVNISRKGTRLVLKINVPEGSTAVVHFPGGKEVNLNPGEHSIGGK; encoded by the coding sequence ATGAAAAAACACTTTTTACTTATTCTGCTTCTTTTCCTGATGAATTCATCTATAATATCTGCTTCAGATTTTTCTTCCCGCGCATATTGGATAAGTACAGGACTAACACAAAGTACACCTAATACATGGTTATGTTTTCGAAAAACATTCAATTTAAAAGAAGTTCCCAAACAACTTATGGCATCAATTGCTGCCGATACAAAATACTGGCTTTGGATAAACGGTCAGCAAGTAGTCTTTGAAGGCGGACTAAAAAGGGGACCTGCTCCGGGTGACTCCTACTATGACAAAATCGATATCGCTCCATATCTGAATAAAGACGAAAATACAATCGCCATATTGGTGTGGCATTTCGGTAAAAACGGTTTCACCCATCAGAACAGTGGCACATGCGGATTGCTATTCAGTGCCCAGTCACCCGAAATTTCTATTGTAAGTGACCGTAACTGGCAAAGCAAAGTATATGATGCTTATACAAATACAGATTCACCTTTCCCAAATTTCAGACTGCCTGAAAGCAATATCCGTTTCGATGCACGTAAAAAGACAGATGGATGGAATATGCCTGGTTTCAGAGAGAATTTCGGAGCATCAGAAATTGTGGGAAGCCCAGACAAAGCACCATTCGGAAAATTAGTTCTTCGCCCCATACCAATGTGGAAGAATAGCGGACTTATTGACTATAAAGAGATACGCCGATCTGAGAAAAGTGATACCATTCATTGTAAACTGCCCTATAACTGCCAGGTTACTCCTTACCTGAAAGTGGATGCGCCCGAAGGAATGACCATTCACATGCTGACTGATAATTATAATGGAGGTGGAGAAAAAAATGTTCGCGCAGAATATATTACCTGTAAAGGAGTGCAAGAATATGAAAGCTATGGATGGATGAACGGGCACGAAATTCTTTATGTAATTCCTGCCGGAGTAAAAGTAATGGAACTGAAATATCGCGAAACAGGTTATGGTGCAGATATAGAAGGATCATTTACATGTAACGATCCATTCTACAACGAACTGTGGAAACGTAGTGCAAGAACACTTTATGTAACAATGCGGGATAATTATATGGACTGCCCCGACCGCGAGCGTTCTCAATGGTGGGGTGACGAAGTAAATGAGCTAGGAGAAGCTTTTTATGCTATGGGACTTTCCGGACAACAGTTGGCTGTTAAAGGTATTTACGAACTGGTTAACTGGCAACGCGCTGACGGTGTGATGTATTCACCTATGCCTGCCGGAAACCGTCAACAAGAATTGCCTTTACAAACACTGGCATCTATTGGTTGGTACGGATTCCAGACACAAGCCTTCTACAGTGGTGATAATTCATTCGTGCCAGCCGTATACGATGCAATGAAAACATATCTGCATAAAGTATGGAATGTAGATAATAATGGTTTTCCAATACCACGTTCCGGTGAATGGAGCTGGGGTGATTGGGGAGACAATATTGATATGAATGTGCTTACCACTTGCTGGTATTATCTTGCCTTAAAAGATGAAAAAGCATTTGCACTGCAACTGGGCAAGAGTGAAGATACTCAGATGATTGAAAACATGATGAAACAAATTGAAAAAGGCTTCGACCAAAGATACTGGACAGGCAATGCTTTCAGATCAACCGATTATAAAGGTGAGACAGATGACAGAGCACAAGCAATGGCAGTTGTCAGCGGATTAGCTTCAAAAGATAAATATGAAGCTTTGCGTAATGTACTTCATAAAGAATTCCATGCAAGTCCGTACATGGAAAAATATGTGTTAGAGTCTCTCTTCCAGATGAACGATGCTGAATTTGCATTGAAACGTATGAAACAACGTTACGAGAAAATGTTAAGCTACAAACAATACACTACATTATTTGAAGGTTGGGGTATTGGCGCCGAAGGCTTTGGCGGTGGAACAACCAATCATGCGTGGAGTGGCGGACCACTCACGCTACTCAGCCAAAAAGTATGTGGCGTGGAACCTTTAGAGCCAGGATTCAAAAAGTTTAGAATAGCCCCACAAATGGGTACATTAACACAATGTTCTACTGTGATACCCACCAAATACGGTAAGATAAACGTGAATATTTCCAGAAAAGGCACTAGATTGGTACTTAAAATAAATGTTCCTGAAGGTAGTACTGCTGTTGTGCATTTTCCTGGTGGTAAAGAAGTTAATTTAAATCCCGGCGAACATAGTATCGGCGGGAAATAA
- a CDS encoding TonB-dependent receptor, with translation MKKKVQMLVGLTLIGSSSFAQVKDSLRLVRLQEVQVVGTRATAKTPVAFSNVSKDQIRKQNFGQDIPFLLTMTPSVVVTSDAGAGVGYTGIRVRGTDASRINVTANGVPMNDAESHNLYWVDMPDFASSIEDLQIQRGAGTSTNGAGAFGGSINMKTESISALPYAEVDGSYGSFNTHKETFKVGTGLLKSHWAFDARISNIGSDGYIERASTNMKSFFAQAGYYGDNDILKFIVFGGKEKTYHAWNGISKSQLEKDRRYNTCGEITDADGNVTGFYKDQTDNYIQTNYQMLYTHIFSPAWNMNVTLHYTDGEGYYQEYKNGRTLKEYGLQPWVYYGKLIEESDLVRQKKMDNGFGGGVFSLNYSAGKLQASFGGAANEYKGNNYGKVIWIKNYFNTQLDPDHEYYRNNSDKTDANVYLKANYELFKGLNAYGDLQYRHIHYTIDGLNDKWDKTKNPGGMQTLAVDNNYNFFNPKAGLFWQMNKNNSAYASFSVAQKEPTRNNFTDAKFGKTPSSERLLDYESGYTYHDSRFLAGVNFYYMKYKDQLILTGQTNDIGEPLADNVPDSYRAGMEFILGAKITSWLRWDGNATFSQNKIKNYTEYLDNYDANWKSLYTQTAHYVGKATIAYSPDVIANSMITLTFKNWDAALQSSYVSKQYLTNSQQEDCKLDAYFVNNLRLGYTFSLPAVKSIHVGLSINNLFNEKYESNGWGGSSYVIDADGSKTRYNDAGYFAQAGTNILAGITLKF, from the coding sequence ATGAAAAAGAAAGTACAGATGCTTGTCGGCTTAACACTGATTGGCTCATCGTCTTTTGCGCAGGTAAAGGATAGCCTGCGTTTGGTAAGACTGCAGGAAGTGCAGGTAGTAGGAACACGCGCAACGGCTAAGACTCCGGTTGCATTCTCAAATGTAAGTAAGGATCAAATCAGGAAACAGAACTTTGGGCAGGATATTCCATTCTTGCTTACAATGACTCCTTCAGTTGTAGTAACATCGGATGCGGGTGCAGGAGTAGGGTACACTGGCATAAGAGTTCGTGGAACGGATGCTTCGCGCATTAATGTCACAGCAAATGGTGTACCGATGAATGATGCTGAGTCTCACAATTTGTATTGGGTAGATATGCCCGACTTTGCTTCGTCTATTGAAGATCTTCAGATTCAGCGTGGAGCCGGAACTTCTACTAATGGAGCTGGTGCATTTGGAGGTAGTATTAATATGAAAACGGAATCAATCTCTGCTTTGCCTTATGCTGAAGTTGACGGTTCGTATGGTTCGTTCAATACGCACAAGGAAACTTTCAAGGTGGGAACCGGATTGCTGAAGAGCCACTGGGCTTTTGATGCGCGTATCTCCAACATCGGATCGGACGGATACATTGAACGGGCTTCTACAAATATGAAATCGTTCTTTGCTCAGGCTGGTTATTACGGAGATAATGATATCTTAAAATTCATAGTTTTTGGTGGTAAGGAGAAAACTTATCATGCATGGAACGGAATCAGCAAGTCTCAGCTGGAGAAAGATCGCCGCTACAATACTTGTGGTGAAATAACAGACGCTGATGGTAATGTGACCGGCTTTTATAAGGATCAGACTGATAATTATATCCAGACTAATTATCAGATGCTTTACACTCATATCTTCTCGCCAGCCTGGAACATGAATGTAACTTTGCATTATACTGATGGTGAAGGTTACTATCAGGAGTATAAGAACGGACGTACTTTGAAGGAGTATGGACTTCAGCCTTGGGTGTATTATGGAAAACTGATAGAGGAGAGTGACTTAGTTCGTCAGAAAAAAATGGATAATGGTTTTGGCGGAGGTGTATTCTCATTGAACTATTCAGCCGGAAAGTTACAAGCTTCTTTTGGTGGAGCTGCCAATGAATACAAAGGTAATAACTATGGAAAGGTGATCTGGATAAAAAACTATTTTAATACTCAGCTTGATCCTGATCATGAATATTATCGCAACAATTCTGATAAGACGGATGCCAATGTTTATTTGAAGGCAAACTATGAATTGTTTAAGGGATTGAATGCTTATGGTGATTTGCAGTATCGTCATATTCATTATACCATTGATGGATTGAATGATAAATGGGATAAAACAAAAAATCCTGGAGGCATGCAGACTTTGGCTGTAGATAACAATTATAACTTCTTTAATCCGAAGGCTGGTTTGTTCTGGCAGATGAATAAAAATAATTCTGCTTATGCATCATTCTCTGTGGCTCAGAAAGAACCTACACGTAACAACTTTACGGATGCTAAGTTTGGTAAGACTCCTTCTTCAGAAAGATTGTTAGACTATGAATCCGGATATACATACCATGATTCTCGCTTCCTGGCTGGCGTGAACTTCTACTACATGAAGTATAAAGATCAGCTTATTCTTACCGGACAGACAAATGATATAGGTGAACCATTGGCCGATAATGTTCCTGATAGTTACCGTGCCGGAATGGAATTTATTCTTGGAGCTAAGATTACTTCGTGGTTGAGATGGGATGGTAATGCTACTTTTAGTCAGAACAAGATTAAGAACTATACAGAATATCTGGATAATTATGATGCAAACTGGAAATCTTTATATACTCAGACGGCTCATTATGTAGGAAAAGCTACCATTGCATATTCACCGGATGTAATAGCTAATAGTATGATTACACTGACTTTTAAAAACTGGGATGCAGCTTTACAATCAAGTTATGTAAGTAAGCAATATTTAACTAACTCTCAACAGGAAGATTGTAAACTTGATGCTTACTTTGTGAATAACCTTCGTTTGGGCTATACATTTAGCTTGCCAGCTGTGAAATCAATTCATGTAGGTCTTTCTATAAACAATCTGTTTAATGAAAAGTATGAAAGCAATGGTTGGGGAGGTAGTTCTTATGTGATTGATGCAGACGGAAGCAAGACTCGCTATAACGATGCTGGTTATTTTGCTCAGGCCGGAACAAACATTTTGGCTGGTATTACGTTAAAATTCTGA
- a CDS encoding thiamine diphosphokinase, giving the protein MKKYPLLTIADTPSAIILANGDYPVHPLPLALLAKTQYVVCCDGATDEFVRSGRIPVAIVGDGDSLSELNKKQFANILHSVPDQDTNDLTKAFNYCLQQGKKNMLILGATGKREDHTLGNISLLIEYIADADVEMVTDYGVFTPISENSEFESYPGQQVSIFNLSNSVMSQENLQYTLPYLQNWWQGTLNASLAHRFIIHTTGKAIVFRAY; this is encoded by the coding sequence ATGAAAAAATATCCGTTACTGACAATCGCTGATACTCCTTCTGCCATTATATTGGCTAACGGAGACTATCCCGTACATCCGTTACCATTGGCTCTTCTGGCAAAAACTCAATATGTGGTTTGCTGTGATGGAGCTACTGATGAGTTTGTTCGCTCGGGAAGAATTCCGGTAGCCATAGTCGGAGATGGAGATTCTCTTTCTGAACTAAATAAAAAACAATTTGCCAACATCCTTCATTCTGTACCCGATCAAGATACAAATGATCTGACCAAAGCATTCAATTATTGTTTGCAGCAAGGCAAAAAGAATATGCTAATCCTGGGAGCAACAGGTAAACGGGAAGACCACACTTTAGGAAATATCAGTCTGCTTATAGAATACATAGCTGATGCCGATGTGGAAATGGTAACTGATTACGGAGTCTTTACTCCAATCTCTGAAAACTCGGAATTTGAAAGTTATCCGGGACAGCAGGTTTCTATTTTCAATCTTTCAAATTCTGTAATGTCACAGGAAAACTTACAATATACTCTCCCTTATTTACAGAACTGGTGGCAAGGCACCCTGAATGCATCATTGGCCCACCGTTTCATAATTCATACCACCGGAAAAGCGATAGTTTTCAGAGCGTACTAA
- the pnuC gene encoding nicotinamide riboside transporter PnuC, with protein sequence MDYLEIIGTLVGLLYLYLEYKASIYLWFAGVVMPFIYIYVFYAAGLYADMGINIYYLLAGLYGLLIWMKKPEQKGEERPISSTPIKYYFPIIVTFAVLYAGISFLLIRFTDSTVPYADGFVTALSIIGMWMLAYKYIEQWLVWVVVDVACTVLYVYKGLYPTSILYGLYSVIAVFGYFKWKKMMLYNLLNDEKISVTDNR encoded by the coding sequence ATGGATTATCTTGAAATTATAGGCACACTAGTAGGCTTGCTTTATCTCTATCTGGAGTATAAAGCAAGCATCTATTTGTGGTTTGCCGGAGTAGTGATGCCTTTTATTTATATTTATGTGTTCTATGCGGCCGGACTCTACGCCGACATGGGAATTAATATCTATTATCTGCTGGCTGGTCTTTATGGATTGCTTATATGGATGAAGAAACCCGAACAAAAAGGAGAGGAGAGACCTATTTCCAGCACCCCTATAAAGTACTATTTCCCAATAATTGTTACCTTTGCCGTGCTTTATGCCGGAATATCTTTTCTGTTGATTCGGTTTACAGACAGCACAGTTCCTTATGCTGATGGATTTGTAACCGCACTTAGTATCATTGGAATGTGGATGCTGGCATATAAGTATATAGAACAATGGCTGGTTTGGGTTGTTGTGGATGTTGCTTGCACTGTTTTGTATGTTTACAAAGGTCTTTATCCCACATCCATACTTTACGGACTATATTCTGTAATAGCTGTGTTTGGCTATTTCAAGTGGAAAAAGATGATGCTTTATAATTTACTGAATGATGAAAAAATATCCGTTACTGACAATCGCTGA
- a CDS encoding glutamine synthetase III, which produces MSDLRFRVVESAFKKKAVEVPTPAERPSDYFGKYVFNRAKMFKYLPEKVYQQLMDAMDNGTPLKREIADTVAAGMQKWAQEMGATHYTHWFHPLTEGTAEKHDAFVEHDGKGGMIEEFSGKLLIQQEPDASSFPSGGIRNTFEARGYSAWDPSSPAFIVDDTLFIPTIFIAYTGEALDYKAPLLKALRAVNKSALDVVHYFNPEVKKITTNLGWEQEYFLVDEGLYAARPDLLLTGRTLMGHESSKNQQLEDHYFGAIPTRVNAFMKDLEIEGLKLGIPLKTRHNEVAPNQFELAPIFEECNLANDHNLLVMSLMRKIARQHGFRVLLHEKPFKGVNGSGKHNNWSLSTDNGIILMGPGKTAEDNLRFVTFIVNALMAVYRHNGLLKASISSATNAHRLGANEAPPAIISSFLGKQLTQVLDHLSESTKDDLISLSGKQGMKLDIPQIPELLIDNTDRNRTSPFAFTGNRFEFRAVGSEANCASAMIALNAALAEQLTNFKKEVDALIEKGEPKMSAILEIIRKDIKECRAIHFDGNGYSDEWKAEALKRGLDCETSVPVIFDNYLKESSIKMFESTGVMTKLELEARNEVKWETYTKKIQIEARVLGDLAMNHIIPMATKYQSHLVDNVYKMKDLFTADKASTLSAKNLEIIEDIAKRTIFIKEKVDEMIEARKVANIIESEREKALAYHDNIVPMLEEIRYHIDKLELVVDDQMWTLPKYRELLFIR; this is translated from the coding sequence ATGTCAGATCTAAGATTCAGAGTAGTAGAGTCGGCTTTTAAAAAGAAAGCTGTAGAAGTTCCTACCCCAGCGGAAAGACCTTCTGATTATTTTGGTAAGTACGTATTCAACAGAGCTAAAATGTTCAAATACCTTCCTGAAAAGGTATATCAGCAGCTTATGGACGCCATGGATAATGGTACTCCACTTAAACGTGAAATTGCTGATACTGTAGCAGCTGGAATGCAAAAATGGGCGCAAGAAATGGGAGCTACACACTATACCCACTGGTTCCACCCATTGACAGAAGGTACAGCCGAAAAGCATGATGCTTTCGTTGAACATGATGGTAAAGGTGGTATGATTGAAGAATTCAGCGGAAAGCTATTGATTCAACAAGAGCCGGATGCATCTAGCTTCCCAAGTGGTGGAATTCGTAATACTTTCGAAGCTCGCGGATATTCTGCATGGGATCCTTCATCTCCTGCATTTATTGTAGATGACACATTATTTATTCCAACTATCTTCATTGCCTACACAGGTGAAGCATTGGACTATAAAGCTCCTCTTCTAAAAGCATTGCGTGCAGTAAATAAATCAGCTTTAGATGTTGTTCACTATTTCAACCCAGAAGTAAAGAAGATCACAACCAATTTAGGTTGGGAACAAGAATATTTCCTTGTTGACGAAGGTTTGTATGCTGCACGTCCAGACTTACTTTTGACAGGTCGTACTCTGATGGGACATGAAAGTTCTAAGAATCAACAGTTAGAAGACCACTATTTTGGTGCAATTCCTACTCGTGTGAATGCTTTCATGAAAGATCTGGAAATTGAGGGTTTAAAATTAGGTATTCCTTTGAAGACTCGTCACAATGAGGTAGCTCCTAACCAATTTGAACTTGCTCCTATTTTTGAAGAATGTAATTTAGCAAACGACCATAACCTTTTAGTTATGTCTTTGATGCGCAAAATCGCACGTCAGCACGGATTCCGTGTTTTACTGCACGAAAAGCCATTTAAAGGTGTTAACGGTTCAGGTAAGCACAACAACTGGTCACTTAGTACCGATAATGGTATTATCTTAATGGGACCAGGTAAGACTGCAGAAGATAACCTCCGTTTTGTTACATTTATTGTGAATGCACTGATGGCTGTATACCGTCACAACGGATTGTTAAAAGCTAGTATCTCTTCTGCTACAAACGCTCACCGTTTAGGTGCGAATGAAGCTCCTCCTGCTATTATTTCTTCATTCTTAGGAAAACAGTTAACTCAGGTTCTTGATCATTTATCAGAAAGTACTAAGGACGATCTGATCAGTCTCAGTGGCAAACAAGGCATGAAGCTGGATATTCCACAAATTCCAGAATTGCTGATTGACAATACTGACCGTAACCGTACATCTCCATTTGCGTTTACAGGTAACCGTTTCGAATTCCGTGCTGTTGGTTCTGAAGCAAACTGCGCATCTGCAATGATTGCACTTAATGCTGCATTGGCTGAACAGCTAACTAATTTCAAGAAAGAAGTAGATGCCTTGATTGAAAAAGGAGAACCAAAGATGTCTGCTATCCTGGAAATTATCCGGAAAGATATTAAAGAGTGCAGAGCTATTCATTTTGATGGCAATGGTTACAGCGATGAATGGAAAGCAGAAGCTTTAAAACGTGGTTTAGACTGTGAAACAAGTGTACCAGTAATCTTTGATAATTACCTAAAAGAAAGCAGCATCAAGATGTTTGAATCTACAGGTGTTATGACCAAATTAGAGCTAGAAGCACGTAATGAAGTAAAATGGGAAACATACACTAAGAAAATTCAGATTGAAGCGCGTGTACTGGGCGATTTGGCAATGAATCACATTATTCCTATGGCCACTAAGTATCAGTCTCACTTAGTTGACAATGTATATAAAATGAAGGATTTGTTTACAGCAGATAAAGCAAGTACTCTTTCTGCTAAAAACCTGGAAATCATTGAAGACATTGCTAAAAGAACAATCTTTATTAAAGAAAAAGTGGATGAAATGATTGAAGCACGTAAAGTGGCTAATATCATAGAATCAGAACGTGAAAAAGCTCTTGCATACCACGATAATATCGTTCCTATGCTTGAAGAAATTCGCTATCATATTGATAAACTAGAACTCGTAGTCGATGACCAGATGTGGACATTGCCTAAATATAGAGAATTGCTATTTATTAGGTAA
- a CDS encoding LL-diaminopimelate aminotransferase, which yields MALVNENFLKLPGSYLFSDIAKKVNTFKVTHPKQNVIRLGIGDVTQPLPPAVIKAMHDAVNEMAAKETFRGYGPEQGYNFLIETIIKNDYASRGISLDPSEVFINDGAKSDTGNIGDILRYDNSVGVTDPVYPVYIDSNVMAGRAGDLVDGKWNNLVYIPCLSENNFIPQIPDRRIDMLYLCYPNNPTGTTLTKEELKKWVNYALENDTLILYDAAYEAYIQEPDVPHSIYEIKGAKKVAIEFRSFSKTAGFTGVRCGYTVVPKELNAVTLDGESVSLNKLWNRRQCTKFNGTSYITQRAAEAIYSPEGKEQVKEIIGYYMNNAKIMKEGIESTGLKVYGGVNAPYLWVKTPNGISSWKFFEQLLYEANIVGTPGVGFGPSGEGYLRLTAFGAREDCIEAMKRLRNWIK from the coding sequence TTTAGGTATTGGTGATGTTACTCAACCATTACCTCCAGCAGTCATAAAAGCAATGCATGATGCTGTAAACGAAATGGCTGCAAAAGAAACTTTCCGTGGATACGGACCAGAACAAGGATATAACTTTTTAATCGAAACGATTATCAAGAATGATTATGCAAGCAGAGGAATCAGCCTTGATCCAAGCGAAGTTTTCATTAATGACGGAGCAAAAAGTGATACAGGAAATATTGGAGATATTCTTCGCTACGATAACAGTGTGGGAGTAACAGACCCCGTTTATCCTGTTTACATCGATTCAAATGTGATGGCTGGCCGCGCAGGAGATTTAGTTGATGGAAAATGGAACAATTTAGTTTATATTCCCTGCCTGAGTGAGAATAACTTTATACCACAGATTCCTGATAGAAGAATAGATATGTTGTACCTATGCTATCCTAATAATCCAACAGGTACAACACTTACAAAAGAAGAATTAAAAAAATGGGTTAATTATGCCTTGGAAAATGACACATTAATCTTATATGATGCTGCATACGAAGCTTATATTCAAGAGCCGGATGTACCACATTCAATCTATGAGATTAAGGGTGCTAAGAAAGTCGCCATTGAATTCAGAAGTTTTTCTAAAACAGCAGGTTTCACCGGAGTAAGATGCGGATATACTGTTGTTCCCAAAGAATTAAATGCAGTAACCTTGGATGGAGAGAGCGTTTCTTTGAATAAATTATGGAACAGACGTCAATGCACTAAATTTAACGGGACGTCCTATATAACACAAAGAGCAGCTGAAGCGATCTATTCTCCTGAAGGGAAAGAACAAGTTAAGGAAATTATTGGCTATTATATGAATAATGCCAAAATTATGAAAGAAGGAATTGAGTCAACCGGACTGAAAGTATATGGTGGTGTAAATGCCCCTTATCTTTGGGTTAAGACACCAAACGGAATATCATCCTGGAAATTCTTCGAACAATTACTCTATGAAGCAAATATCGTAGGTACTCCGGGTGTAGGATTTGGACCAAGTGGAGAAGGTTATCTTCGTCTAACAGCTTTTGGTGCCCGTGAAGATTGTATAGAAGCAATGAAAAGACTAAGAAACTGGATTAAATAA